A region from the Melioribacter roseus P3M-2 genome encodes:
- a CDS encoding multiheme c-type cytochrome yields MKKLIFFFIICGIITAQPEQGKFSYKDFKKPEFCRSCHNDFYQQWKQAMMSQAYTHEWDEIEYFKLAVPHAEKDEKVAEVKAGCNGCHSPIAYVSGDTPPPLPKMNSRANESVSCDVCHSIKGYSGDVPYNFNYIMEPGKTKFTSRKNRVDSPVHEIVVTELHKSGDFCGICHNEKSPYGVWVKSTHLEWKEGPYSKEGVQCQDCHMTKGEMKTASMGPAYKDAKLHLFHGAHDPGKVRGVIELRINPDMRQAEPGETVKFTLALFNQKTGHKFPTGSVEDRIVWLHVEAVDANGKVYHLPVDKKGFEGEEYTIASKELAYQDMGIALGNPDFKGVERDGVPEGDRIFRMPYFDPQGRMTIQQWNTASLGVDYRIGPRETKLETFTFHIPDDMPPGKLKVTAVLNYQLLVKPVADFLGVPEEESRIVEVNRHSTEIEILP; encoded by the coding sequence ATGAAAAAACTAATATTCTTTTTTATAATCTGCGGTATAATTACGGCTCAACCCGAGCAAGGGAAATTTTCTTATAAAGATTTTAAGAAGCCCGAATTTTGCCGTTCCTGTCACAACGATTTTTATCAACAGTGGAAACAGGCAATGATGTCCCAGGCATATACACACGAATGGGATGAAATAGAATACTTCAAATTGGCTGTGCCGCACGCGGAAAAAGACGAAAAAGTGGCGGAAGTAAAAGCGGGTTGCAACGGCTGCCATTCTCCAATCGCATATGTTTCGGGTGATACTCCGCCCCCTTTGCCCAAAATGAATTCGCGCGCCAACGAATCGGTCTCGTGCGACGTTTGTCACAGTATCAAAGGCTATTCCGGAGACGTGCCGTATAATTTCAATTATATAATGGAGCCGGGTAAAACCAAATTTACGTCAAGAAAAAATAGAGTTGATTCTCCCGTTCACGAAATTGTAGTAACGGAACTTCATAAGAGCGGCGATTTTTGCGGCATCTGCCACAACGAAAAAAGTCCTTACGGAGTATGGGTAAAATCAACTCATCTGGAATGGAAGGAAGGACCGTATTCGAAAGAAGGAGTTCAATGCCAGGATTGTCATATGACAAAAGGCGAAATGAAAACCGCATCGATGGGACCCGCATATAAAGACGCCAAGCTTCATCTGTTTCACGGCGCGCACGACCCCGGCAAAGTGCGAGGCGTTATTGAGCTGCGTATAAATCCGGACATGCGCCAAGCCGAGCCCGGGGAAACCGTAAAATTTACGCTCGCCCTTTTCAATCAAAAAACGGGACATAAATTTCCCACAGGGTCGGTCGAAGATCGAATCGTATGGCTGCATGTGGAAGCAGTCGATGCCAACGGAAAAGTTTATCACCTGCCCGTCGATAAAAAAGGATTCGAAGGAGAAGAGTATACAATAGCAAGTAAAGAACTCGCTTATCAGGATATGGGAATTGCGCTCGGCAATCCGGATTTCAAAGGAGTCGAACGCGACGGTGTGCCCGAAGGCGACAGAATTTTCAGAATGCCTTACTTCGATCCTCAGGGCAGAATGACTATTCAACAATGGAACACTGCGTCTTTAGGCGTCGATTACAGAATCGGTCCGCGCGAAACCAAATTGGAAACGTTCACTTTTCACATACCGGACGACATGCCGCCGGGCAAACTCAAAGTGACCGCCGTTTTAAATTATCAGTTGTTGGTTAAACCGGTAGCCGATTTTCTCGGGGTTCCGGAAGAAGAATCGAGAATTGTAGAAGTTAACAGGCACTCGACCGAAATCGAAATTTTACCATAA
- a CDS encoding CDP-alcohol phosphatidyltransferase family protein, which yields MQKPHERINDILLGPLERPALKWLASKMPEFMTPDKLTLLGLFGSFLTGWSYYMTNYDKNYLWLASLGLVINWFGDSLDGTLARYRHIERPRYGFFIDHTLDSISMIFIAFGIGLSPYAQFEFVLMALLSYFLMSILVYIRTYIQGVFRLSYYKIGPTEVRVFIIILNTVLYYFGAFPFVWGRRIITVIDAAAILLAAGLFVIYIATVIIEGQKLKAEEKK from the coding sequence ATGCAAAAACCGCACGAAAGAATTAATGATATTTTGTTGGGCCCGCTCGAAAGACCTGCGCTTAAATGGCTCGCGTCCAAAATGCCGGAATTTATGACTCCGGACAAATTAACGTTATTGGGATTGTTCGGTTCTTTCCTTACAGGATGGAGTTATTATATGACCAACTACGATAAAAATTATCTGTGGTTGGCAAGTTTAGGACTCGTAATAAATTGGTTCGGCGACAGTCTCGACGGAACATTGGCGCGTTATCGTCATATCGAAAGACCGCGTTACGGTTTTTTTATCGATCACACGCTCGATTCCATAAGTATGATTTTCATTGCCTTCGGAATAGGTCTTTCACCGTACGCGCAGTTTGAATTTGTATTAATGGCGCTTCTCAGTTACTTTCTTATGTCGATACTTGTATATATCAGAACATATATCCAGGGCGTTTTCAGATTGTCATATTACAAAATCGGGCCAACCGAAGTAAGAGTATTTATAATAATTTTGAATACGGTTCTCTATTATTTCGGGGCATTCCCGTTTGTATGGGGCAGAAGGATTATAACCGTTATCGACGCGGCTGCCATTTTATTAGCCGCCGGTTTATTTGTGATTTATATAGCTACGGTTATAATTGAGGGACAAAAACTTAAAGCCGAAGAAAAAAAATGA
- the argF gene encoding ornithine carbamoyltransferase, which translates to MAINMKGKDLISINDLSLEEIYQIFDLSKTLKEKQLTGEPHRLLEGKTLGMIFHKRSTRTRISFETGIYQLGGLGLYFGPADLQLGKSENIHDTAKVLSRYLNGIMIRTFSHDDVVELAKHADIPVINGLTDLLHPCQVLTDLFTILEKKRKLRGLKLAYIGDGNNMAHSLLHGCSKVGMDIAIASPSGYTPKKEIVDNSQKNADYMGSKIVITSDPVEAVKDADIVYTDVWASMGQEAEANERRKHFEKYQVNSELVKNAKDDYLFMHCLPAHRGDEVTDEVIDSANSVVFDEAENRLHVQKAIMALVM; encoded by the coding sequence ATGGCAATCAACATGAAAGGGAAAGATTTAATTTCCATCAACGATTTATCATTAGAAGAAATTTATCAAATATTCGACTTGTCGAAAACTTTGAAGGAAAAGCAATTAACCGGCGAGCCTCATCGACTGCTGGAAGGCAAAACGCTCGGTATGATCTTTCATAAACGCTCGACCAGAACCAGAATATCTTTTGAAACCGGTATCTACCAGTTGGGCGGACTCGGGCTTTATTTCGGTCCGGCCGACCTTCAACTCGGTAAATCTGAGAACATACACGATACGGCTAAGGTATTGTCGAGATATCTCAACGGCATTATGATAAGAACGTTTTCTCACGACGACGTTGTCGAGTTAGCCAAACACGCGGATATCCCTGTAATCAACGGTTTAACCGATTTGCTTCATCCCTGCCAGGTATTGACCGATCTTTTTACGATTCTTGAAAAGAAAAGAAAACTGCGGGGGCTGAAGCTCGCTTATATCGGCGACGGCAACAATATGGCGCACTCGTTGCTTCACGGCTGTTCGAAAGTGGGAATGGATATCGCTATAGCTTCGCCGTCAGGATATACGCCCAAAAAGGAAATAGTGGATAACTCCCAAAAGAATGCGGATTATATGGGAAGCAAAATTGTTATTACTTCCGATCCGGTCGAAGCCGTTAAAGACGCCGATATTGTTTATACGGACGTATGGGCAAGCATGGGGCAGGAAGCAGAGGCAAACGAACGCCGCAAACATTTTGAAAAATATCAGGTCAACAGCGAGTTGGTTAAAAATGCAAAAGACGACTATTTGTTTATGCATTGTTTGCCCGCTCACAGAGGCGATGAAGTAACTGATGAAGTGATTGATTCGGCTAATTCCGTCGTGTTCGACGAAGCCGAAAACAGATTGCACGTACAAAAAGCAATTATGGCTCTTGTTATGTAA
- the arcC gene encoding carbamate kinase translates to MNKIAVVALGGNALLRGDETGTIEQQEKHTLETCEKLIGLLRNGYNLVLTHGNGPQVGNILLRNEAGYNQFNIPKMPLDICVADSQGGIGYMIERQMRNAMSKTDIQRNVLAIITQVLIDINDPAFQNPTKPIGRFYSKEEADDLSARKGWIFKEDSAKRGWRRVVPSPKPVDIMNKQVIKEMVERGHIVIGVGGGGIPVYWHQDTKYLEAIEAVIDKDLASGLLASEIKADRFYIITDVPKVYINYKKENQKQLDKLTVTEAKKLYDEGQFPPGSMGPKILAAIQFVEKTGNEAVITNEEEIEKENCGTRIIPS, encoded by the coding sequence ATGAATAAAATAGCCGTTGTCGCACTGGGCGGTAATGCCCTACTGAGGGGGGACGAAACCGGAACGATCGAGCAACAGGAAAAGCATACGCTTGAAACGTGCGAAAAATTGATCGGTTTGTTACGGAACGGTTATAATCTCGTTCTTACTCACGGCAATGGTCCTCAAGTCGGCAATATATTGCTGAGAAACGAAGCCGGCTACAATCAATTCAATATTCCCAAAATGCCTTTAGATATTTGCGTAGCCGATTCCCAGGGAGGAATCGGCTACATGATTGAAAGGCAAATGAGAAACGCCATGAGTAAGACGGACATTCAAAGAAACGTCCTGGCGATTATTACTCAGGTTCTTATTGATATTAACGACCCGGCGTTTCAAAATCCGACAAAGCCGATCGGCAGATTTTATTCAAAAGAGGAAGCCGACGATTTATCCGCGCGGAAAGGTTGGATATTCAAAGAAGATTCAGCCAAAAGAGGATGGAGAAGAGTTGTGCCTTCGCCCAAGCCAGTAGATATTATGAATAAGCAGGTAATAAAAGAAATGGTCGAACGAGGTCATATCGTTATTGGCGTGGGCGGCGGAGGAATACCGGTCTACTGGCATCAGGATACGAAATATCTTGAAGCCATCGAAGCTGTTATCGACAAAGACCTGGCGTCGGGACTTCTGGCAAGCGAAATAAAAGCCGACCGTTTTTATATCATTACGGACGTGCCGAAGGTCTATATAAATTACAAAAAGGAAAATCAGAAGCAGCTCGATAAATTAACCGTTACAGAAGCCAAAAAATTATACGACGAAGGACAATTTCCGCCAGGAAGCATGGGCCCGAAAATTCTTGCCGCCATTCAATTTGTAGAAAAAACAGGCAACGAAGCAGTTATTACAAACGAAGAAGAAATAGAAAAAGAGAATTGCGGGACAAGAATTATTCCGTCCTAA
- a CDS encoding cyclic 2,3-diphosphoglycerate synthase, giving the protein MTKRKVIIMGAAGRDFHNFNVYFRDNENYEVVAFTATQIPNIEGRVYPAELAGKLYPNGIKIYDESELVDLIKTLKADEVVFAYSDVPFEYVMTKASIVNAAGASFRLMGAQETMIKSSKPVVSVLAVRTGCGKSQTSRKIVKLLSEAGKKVVAIRHPMPYGDLVKQKVQRFASYEDLDKYECTIEEREEYEPHIARGGVIYAGVDYEAILRQAEQEADIILWDGGNNDMSFYHSDLTFTVVDPHRPGHELRYYPGNTSLRMADAVIINKIDSATKEGIETVRENVRNVNPNAVIIEAASPITVDKPELITGKRVLVVEDGPTLTHGEMKYGAGTVIAQKLNAKEIVDPRPYTVKSIAETYKKYPNIGILLPAMGYGEQQIKDLEETINRTDCDSVVIGTPIDLGRILKINKPTTRVMYELDEKGENTLESVLRSKGLL; this is encoded by the coding sequence ATGACTAAAAGAAAAGTAATTATTATGGGCGCGGCAGGACGCGATTTCCATAACTTCAACGTCTATTTCAGGGACAACGAGAATTACGAAGTTGTCGCTTTTACGGCAACACAGATTCCCAATATCGAAGGAAGAGTTTATCCCGCAGAATTAGCGGGCAAACTTTATCCGAACGGAATTAAAATATACGACGAGAGCGAACTTGTCGATTTAATCAAAACTCTCAAAGCCGACGAGGTGGTTTTTGCTTATTCGGATGTGCCTTTTGAATACGTGATGACAAAAGCGTCAATCGTTAACGCTGCAGGAGCTTCATTCAGATTAATGGGCGCGCAGGAAACGATGATTAAAAGCAGTAAGCCGGTTGTATCGGTGCTTGCCGTTAGAACAGGATGCGGAAAATCTCAGACTTCCAGAAAAATCGTAAAATTATTGTCCGAGGCGGGAAAGAAAGTTGTGGCAATTCGTCATCCTATGCCCTACGGCGACCTTGTTAAACAAAAAGTACAACGCTTTGCATCCTATGAAGATCTGGACAAATACGAATGCACTATTGAGGAGCGGGAAGAATACGAACCTCATATTGCAAGGGGCGGCGTAATTTATGCGGGCGTAGATTACGAAGCCATTCTCAGACAAGCCGAACAGGAAGCGGACATTATCCTTTGGGACGGAGGCAATAACGATATGTCGTTTTATCATTCCGACCTTACATTCACCGTAGTCGACCCGCATCGCCCCGGTCACGAATTAAGATATTATCCGGGCAATACTTCTCTTCGAATGGCAGATGCCGTAATAATTAATAAAATCGATTCGGCTACAAAAGAAGGCATCGAAACAGTCAGGGAAAACGTCCGCAATGTAAATCCGAATGCAGTAATCATCGAAGCGGCTTCTCCAATAACGGTCGATAAGCCTGAATTGATAACCGGAAAACGAGTTCTGGTTGTTGAAGACGGACCGACTTTAACGCACGGGGAAATGAAGTACGGAGCCGGTACTGTAATTGCTCAAAAGTTGAATGCAAAAGAAATAGTAGATCCCAGACCTTACACCGTTAAGTCGATTGCGGAGACTTACAAAAAATACCCGAATATCGGAATCCTTTTACCGGCAATGGGATACGGCGAACAACAAATAAAAGATCTTGAAGAAACAATCAATCGCACAGATTGCGACTCGGTTGTAATAGGCACCCCGATAGATCTGGGACGAATACTCAAAATAAACAAGCCGACAACGAGAGTTATGTATGAACTCGACGAAAAAGGCGAAAATACTTTAGAGTCCGTATTAAGATCTAAAGGATTGTTATGA
- the glmS gene encoding glutamine--fructose-6-phosphate transaminase (isomerizing) — protein MCGIVGYIGDKNCVPILIEGLKRLEYRGYDSAGIAVVGREECRAIKTKGKVSELEKNVYSQNISANLGIGHTRWATHGEPSVTNAHPHSNKEQTLFIIHNGIIENYSTLKNNLINEGYTFVSETDTEVLAHLIDYYLKLKNNLFQAVRYALNEVEGTYGLAVIYKEEPDKIIAARKGSPLVIGIGKNENFIASDVNALIVHTSQVVYLEDGEIAEIYKDHFHAKTIHDEEIIKEIHKVDMNVDEITKGGYPHYMLKEIMEQPDSIFNSMRGRLLYEEGISKLGGLQGYEDRIVRSQRIIISACGTSWHAGLVGEYMLEEYAGIPVEVEYASEFRYRHPIIRPEDTVIFISQSGETADTLASLKEAKKKGALCLGVCNVVGSSIARESNAGVYIHAGPEIGVASTKAFTSQLVVLSLITLLLARKKNLSLIEGQNIIREMQSLPEKVKKILESNDQIEKIADEYMSCRNFLYLGRGYNFPVALEGALKLKEISYIHAEGYPAAEMKHGPIALIDENMPVVFIATKDAVYDKVISNIEEVKARKGRILAIVNEDDDYIEKLVDHVIRVPKTINMLQPILSVIPLQLLAYHVAVKRGLNVDQPRNLAKSVTVE, from the coding sequence ATGTGTGGTATTGTTGGCTATATTGGCGACAAGAATTGCGTTCCTATTTTAATCGAGGGGCTCAAACGCTTGGAGTACCGGGGCTACGATTCGGCCGGAATCGCGGTAGTCGGTCGGGAAGAATGTAGGGCAATCAAAACAAAGGGGAAAGTTTCCGAACTGGAAAAAAACGTCTATTCACAAAATATATCTGCCAATCTTGGCATCGGGCATACCCGATGGGCTACTCACGGCGAACCGAGCGTAACTAATGCGCATCCCCACAGCAATAAAGAGCAAACTCTCTTTATTATTCACAACGGCATTATTGAAAATTATTCAACGCTAAAAAATAATTTGATTAATGAAGGTTATACCTTCGTCAGCGAGACGGACACGGAAGTTCTGGCTCATCTTATCGATTATTATCTGAAACTGAAAAACAATTTATTCCAGGCGGTTAGGTACGCGCTGAATGAAGTTGAAGGCACATACGGACTCGCAGTTATCTATAAAGAAGAACCCGACAAAATTATTGCAGCCAGAAAAGGATCTCCTCTGGTTATCGGAATAGGAAAGAACGAAAATTTCATCGCTTCCGACGTGAACGCTCTGATTGTTCATACAAGCCAGGTCGTTTATCTGGAAGACGGCGAAATTGCCGAAATCTATAAAGACCATTTCCACGCAAAAACAATTCACGACGAAGAAATAATAAAAGAAATTCATAAGGTCGACATGAACGTCGACGAAATCACCAAAGGCGGCTATCCGCATTATATGCTCAAAGAAATAATGGAACAGCCCGATTCGATATTTAATTCGATGCGAGGCAGATTGCTTTACGAGGAGGGAATTTCCAAACTCGGCGGACTTCAAGGATACGAGGACAGGATTGTACGATCTCAAAGAATTATTATTTCGGCGTGCGGCACATCCTGGCATGCCGGACTCGTAGGCGAGTATATGCTGGAGGAATATGCTGGCATACCGGTGGAGGTTGAATATGCGTCGGAATTCCGATACAGACACCCGATCATTCGTCCTGAAGATACGGTAATATTTATTTCACAAAGCGGAGAAACCGCAGATACTCTGGCTTCGTTAAAGGAAGCCAAAAAGAAGGGCGCTCTTTGTCTCGGAGTTTGTAATGTAGTCGGCAGTTCGATTGCTCGCGAAAGCAATGCCGGCGTTTATATACACGCTGGTCCCGAAATTGGAGTGGCTTCAACCAAGGCTTTTACTTCCCAATTGGTGGTTTTATCATTGATTACTTTGCTGCTGGCGCGCAAAAAAAATCTGAGTCTTATAGAAGGACAAAACATTATACGCGAAATGCAATCGTTGCCCGAAAAGGTTAAAAAAATTCTTGAATCGAACGACCAGATAGAAAAAATTGCCGATGAATATATGTCGTGCAGGAACTTCCTTTATCTGGGACGCGGGTATAATTTCCCCGTCGCTCTGGAAGGCGCTCTCAAGCTGAAAGAAATATCCTACATACACGCGGAAGGCTATCCTGCAGCCGAAATGAAACACGGCCCGATTGCATTGATAGACGAAAATATGCCCGTGGTTTTTATTGCCACAAAAGACGCGGTTTACGATAAAGTTATCAGCAATATCGAAGAAGTGAAAGCGCGCAAGGGAAGAATTCTGGCTATTGTTAACGAAGACGACGATTATATTGAAAAACTTGTCGACCACGTAATAAGAGTACCCAAAACAATTAATATGCTTCAACCGATTCTTAGCGTTATTCCGCTTCAGTTGCTTGCATATCATGTGGCTGTTAAGAGAGGATTGAATGTGGATCAACCCAGAAATTTGGCTAAAAGCGTAACTGTAGAATAA
- a CDS encoding flavodoxin family protein — MGKVLILYYSKDGNTEKMAKYVAEGASQIPGTEIRLKNTETASREDIIWCDGVAVGSPTHLGILSSGMKKFWEDLLPEWQRIDGKIGCAFSSQGGWGGGGELTCMSILTVLMNYGFLVFGVTDYSGHQFTAHYGAVQAGEPRLDKEIEACRRLGKRLAEWVAVYADGRKEFHPLNNLYKRNPWD, encoded by the coding sequence ATGGGCAAAGTACTTATCCTTTACTACAGCAAAGACGGCAACACGGAAAAAATGGCTAAGTACGTTGCGGAAGGGGCGTCGCAAATTCCGGGCACCGAAATACGATTGAAGAATACTGAAACCGCTTCGAGAGAAGATATAATATGGTGCGACGGGGTGGCTGTCGGTTCGCCTACGCATCTGGGTATTTTATCTTCCGGGATGAAAAAATTCTGGGAAGATTTGCTCCCGGAATGGCAAAGAATCGACGGTAAAATCGGCTGCGCTTTCAGTTCCCAGGGCGGTTGGGGAGGCGGCGGCGAATTAACCTGCATGTCGATCCTGACTGTTCTGATGAATTACGGCTTTCTTGTATTCGGCGTTACCGACTATAGCGGTCATCAGTTTACTGCGCATTACGGCGCCGTTCAAGCTGGCGAACCGAGACTCGATAAAGAGATTGAAGCGTGCCGCCGTTTGGGAAAACGCCTGGCGGAATGGGTCGCAGTGTATGCCGACGGGCGAAAAGAATTTCATCCTTTGAATAATCTTTATAAAAGGAATCCATGGGATTGA